DNA from Sphaerodactylus townsendi isolate TG3544 linkage group LG08, MPM_Stown_v2.3, whole genome shotgun sequence:
GCCCTTGGCTCGGATAACGGAGCTGGCCGAAAGGTTCAGAAGGGACCGATGGCTCCATAGGCCTGCCTCCTGGCGGGGATTGGACACGTTGCCCAGGGGTGAGAACTGGTCCCGGGCATACCTTCTGGGAAACGGGTGTCCTGAGCTGCTCCGGTGCCTTCACCACACACTGTTCTGTGGACGTTGGAGCACATGACGCAGGCCCACCCCCTTGTTACTGAGGCGCCCAACAGCCACCCACACGGACAgcgagggttagggttagagaaGGCCGCTCCATCCTTGGAGTCTGGCCTGGGCAGCCGGGCTCAAGGGCTTCCGTGTCCTTTCCTGACCAGAGGCTCCGTGAGCGCTCGTGGCGGCTTCTGCTTCAGGCACCGCAAGGTCCTGAGCGTGGCACAGATTAAAAACAACTCAGGTTGGCACGAGTGGCACCCTCGGGGGGCTTCATCACGCCTGGGAACTGTATCCTCTGAACCGGGACAAATTCTGTCCCCGACCCAGTCCGGGTTTTCTTCGGCTTCCTCCAAATGGGCCACACGGACAACCTTGTCGGTGCAGGTGAGTGGGCGGGGCTCTCCACGCCTGCCCTCAGGGGCAAAGCATCTGCTTGTTGTGTGGTTGGCCCCCAGCTCAATTCCTGGCAGCCGTGacgggaaagacctctgcctgccTGAGACCTTGTGAGGCCGCTGCCAGCCAGAGTCAGGGAGGCGGCCCTTGGCAGAGCAGGGCTAGACTCAGCCCCAAGTGTTTACCTCTGAAGTGAAATGGGACCTCCTCCTCACAAAGCAGCAGCGTTTCCTTaaacatagtttttaaaaaatgcaagtgcCTAAAATGCATTAACTCTCTGGGTGCCAGGCGGAGGCAATTGGGGGAGGCATCACCGGGTGCCACACCagtatctctccccccaccccccgcccaagcCCCTTGCCAGGATTTCTCTGGGAAACCTGCTTCCTGAGCTAAGCCTGGGAAATGTATAGTGCCGTAGAAGAGAGTGCCAgaagcatgtacagagttctcCGTCCTCTGTGCCACGTAAACTTGAATAGGGAGGAAGGCCTCCAAGGCAGGAAGGATTCCATCGCCACACTTCCGTCTCGCTCCTGAAGCTGCCCAGAGTGACGCTGGTTCTGTATCTGTGCCGTCCCAGGCCGGGTCGTCAACGTGAGCAGCATGCTGGGACGCATGGCCAGTCCGCTGCGCTCCTCTTACTGCATCTCCAAGTTTGGGCTGGAGGCCTTCACCAGCTGCCTGAGGCAGGAGATGTACCGCTGGGGCGTCAGAGTCGTTGCCATCGAGCCGAGCAACTTCATTGCTGCCACGGGCATCCTGACCCGGGAGGGCATCGAGGCCCAGGCGGAGGAaatgtggcagcaggccagcgaGACGGTCCAGGCCGATTACGGCGAGCCCTACTTCCTGGAGCAGGCCCAGCGGATGAAGGCTTTCGTGAGCAGCGGCTTGCAGGACAAGTTGCCCGTCCTCGAGGACATCACCAGCGCCTTGATCTCCCGGTGCCCCTACACCCGCTACAACCCCATGGAGGCCCAGTGGTGGGTGCGGCTGCAGGCCATGGCCCACTTGCCCACCATGCTGGCCGATTGGCTGTACATAGATTAGCCTccagagtgtgtggggggggggggctgtgccaaggaaccctcccctcccctctctgcacCCACAAGGCCTGAGAGTCCTGCGTGGCTTTGCTTCCTGGGCCTGAGAGTCCTGACCCCGCAGCAGTGCTGATTATGGATCTTCACTTCGTAGTTGAATTGATTTTTATATTTTGCAATCCTCCTTGATTCTCAGTGAGGGAAGCCGactataaatggaataaatattttttcaaaacttGATTGGAATGGGTAGAAATTGTTTTctgcagagtttttttttaaggacagaTTGTGGTAATGGGCctaaaaattgaaaaacaaaacccCCATGTGCGCCCTGGCATCGTTCCCCTGGTGTGGCCTGCCCTCCTGCCTGCTCCCATGACTCCTGCCCCCCAAATACTCTCTGGCAGATTTGGGTCTGGTGCCAGCCCTTCCTTGGCCAGGGCCCTTGGAAATGGGCGCAGGGGgtgctgctgcttgcagggcagtCCCCCTCTGGGTGCTGCTGGTGCCGGCCAAGAAGCCAGCCACGTCCCGTCCAGGGGCTCCGGGCACTGCCAAGGGCAGCTGCCTTCTTCAGCCAGGCCGCCAAGGCAGAGGCTCCCCTCGGCTCCCGGTTCCCCCCAGGCGAAAGGGCGAGGGGAGGTGCCTGAGTTCCCCCTGAAACCCTGCCGAGCCAGCGGCAGTCGAGGCAGGCGCGTCTCACCTGCAGAGGGCAGGAGTGAGGTTCAGGGGGTGGTCACTGTCTGGCTTTCCACGTTCCTTGGCTAATGACCTCCTCCCTGTTTCAGAGTTCATGGTACAAGGGCAGatacccacccaccagccaaccggAGGGGCTACGCAAGTGGAGCGCCCCCTCCCCTCGATTTCTCTAGGTGGGTTCCTGCCTTCAGGGAAAGCAGTGAGCAGCCCTGTTGTGTCCACAGTGATGGGTTCGCTGGATTATCAGCTTGCAGCACGACGCTGCCTTTCTCCTGCATGCTGAGCCTTGCTGGCCCCAGAAGCGAcagaaagggaggggtcaggcgCACCTCTGCAGCAGCACTccggtccccccaccccccaacccagcCTGTTCCAGCTCCTGCTTCTCAGCTGAGGTCTGTGCAAATTGTGAGAAAATTCACAATTAcctcccacacccaccccacccccgtagGGATGCTTGCCCAAAGGCAAAAAACCCTCTCCTGGATCCCTGGGGGGGAAtgccttcctgatcccaaagtggtGCCCAATCAGCATTCCCCTGGGCATCTAAGAGAGCAGGGCAGTGACCCTaaccccctcctgccctccctcccattgttgggagaaacagcacctggtgtgtgtgtgttttccctttgcacataGAGCAGggggcacagaggctgaaacaCAGTGGAGCTCACCTGGACAACACGTGGCTGAgctggctagagagaacttcagacacaaaagaaagtcagagtcgtttgtagtttctaatctaatgaaaagagtatttattagtgaactccattttggatagaaaggtggagagacaggttcactatctattctaatctagctggatggagacggatgtgTGCAAGaagcatcctctccctaggcatggtgaaggtaagatggagaggtccgagaagaaggcggaagcaagggaggaagtccctgagagtacaTCAAAGGACaggaccagcatgatagagtaaaggtgacaaattccttagtccctggctatctagtaaaaaaaccctctataggttgaggcaggaaacagcgtaaagtcccttccTTCCAACACTCATCACCTCCCTACCTAAGACCACAGAACCACCCTTGCTATCAAATGGCCATCTAGTCTGTGCTTTAAAACCTTTAAGGGAGAggagggcccccccccctcccaaggaagCCCATCCCAGTGAGGAACCAGTCTAAGGAAGTCCTTCCAAAAActcttgatttaatttcaacctttTGGTTCTGGTCTGACTTTCTCGGGCAACGGAAAACAACGTtgtacccttccccccccccccgcccgcccgcccccaatGTGACACCTCTTCAGATGCCGAAGGATGGCTGTCATATCTTGGTCATCTCCTCTCCAGACTGAATGTATtgagctccttcaacctttcctcataggacttggtcaCGGGGCTCTCTGGGCTCTtcactgccctcctctggacatgttctacatccaaaactggacacagtatcgCAAGTGAGGTCCAACCAGAGCAGAGCCGAGTGATACCATCACTTCACCTCATTGTTACATCATACTTCTGTTGATCAAGTCCAAAATcgcatttgcctttttagctgcTGCATCATTCGCACTGCTGGCTCACATTGAGCAAGTGGCCTGCGAAGAGGAGCCCAGTTCCTGTTTGCACATCTCACTGCCAGGACGAGTGCCCCCTAACccataattatgcatttgatttttccttcCAAAAGGCAAAAGTAGAATTGTGGCTTCATCCCCCAGGCGCGTGATCGTCTTTGCTTTGGAGCGCTCCGCTGCAGCAGTAGGACCCAAGCGGATAATTCTAAAAAGAAGACGGTCCcacatgtggtggatgaagttgtgcttctacttttatcttttggtgagacagagggCACCTAAATGCAGAGCACTATGTTCGTTTTGTTAGGTTCAGCCCAGTGTTCTAGTCTCTGCCTTCCACGGTATTTGCCACCCCCCAATTTAACGAGCCTTCCCTGTGTGTGGGCTTGCCCTTGAAGTCAGCTCAGAAACCCCCATAAGTACAGAACAGAACAGcccaccaaggggggggggtgtcccccatTCTGCAGCAGCTCCATTAAGTTACTGGGTCCAATCCCAGGTCCTGCTGCCCACCACCGTCAAAGGCCTTGGGCCCAGTTCCACCAGGGATGGCAGGTGCGTCCACGTGGGCAACGCAGAGGGGCAAGGTCAGGAGGGGGGAGGCCAGGCAGGCTCCCCCAGACCTCCTCATCTGGAAGATTTGCCAAGCTGAGATGCGTCCAAGCGGGCGATTTTAGCAGGGCGCCAGGACTGAAGCAGAGCGGAATGCGAGAGGCagcgtggcctagtggttaagaagaggggccgactctgatctggagaaccaggcttgatgtCCTGTAAGTGAAGAAAATAAAACCGAGGCCGCCTGCAGTAGACCCCTCCCGCCCTGGGGGGCCCCGgcggggcagagcagcagcagcagcagcagcagccggggcGGCCCCTgggtggggctgctgctgctgcgtcctCCCGCTCGACCACCCCCCGCGAGAGCCAGCAGCGGACCGGAGAGGCCCCGGGGGCTCGGGCCGGCAAAGGCAGCAGGGAGGGGGCGCCTCCGCACCCCCCGCTTTGGGGTTTAGGGGGCGTCGGGCGGAAGCCCCAGGGCCTCCGCCGCCGGGCAAACGGGGAAGCCGAGGGAcccccccgcaacccccccccccgcgagctCTGCAGCAGCTCCGCAGAGGACAGGCGTGGCCGGCAGGGGTCGCCCGTCCGCCGCTGCTCAGGCCGGCCTCGCTCTGGCCAGCGAGGGGCGAAGCCGCAGGACCGCAGGcaggcgccccccctcccctcccggctttggagaggaggcgggggGCTGGACCTCCGCGGGTGGGCGTCGTGGTCCCAGCAGCCAGCCCCGTCGTCCGGAGGAGCGCGCAGGGAGGGGCCGCCGCaggcccagccggggggggggggcgggggggcgcctgCCTCCTCTCCAGCCTTGGGACCAGCATGCTGGGCTGCCTCCTGCCAGGCCGGGGTGGTCTCCCGGGCAAAGGAGACcgcgggcggggcggggcggggcggggcagccAGGTGGGGGCCTAGGAGGACACAgacgcgcgggggggggggggggctcttatcCGTGGCGGCTCCGCTGCTGCTCGTGGCGGCGCTCGGCTGTTTCCTCCCTCTGGCCAGGCTGCCGTGCGGGATCTCCCAGCCAGCCCCCCGAGGCAGATGCAGCGCACCCAGGGAGTGGCAgtgattccgggggggggggcgtgaacgGGGCTGCCTTCAgaaaggagcggggggggggctctggggcCCAACACTGAGCACCCCTCCCCTGCTGCCCATGAGCTCCCCACCCCAGGGGGGCCATCCCAAGAGGGTGTGCAGTTCTGCTTGGGAGctaatccttcttcttcttcttcctgcaaggGTCACACGGGGCGGTAACAGCTGCTGCTTGGAAACTGCCTTGCTGTTGGGgcacccagaggtggcaccctTTCCCTGGCTGGTCAGGGGCATCGATGTACCTGGCAGGAAGGCCATggagctggcaggcaggcaatgaagtcttccccccccttcccgactccccacccccaccccaggcataCCTTTTGGCAGTACCACCAATAGTCCCGAGAGCAAAGTGgttgagccccccaccccccaatggacTGCCTGATTTCAAGAGTGACATGCATTGCTGCCTGCAGCTGAACTTGGGTGCCATGTGCCCATCCACCTTGTGCATGCAACCACGGGCTGGATCCAGAGACAGTGCAGCGCTGGGTGGAGAAGGTCCATTTCCAGGGTGTCCTTGAAGACCAGGGCTTCTTCACTCCGGCTGGCATGGAATCCCAAAGCCACAGGGCTGGAAGGGGCCGAATAGGCCGCCCagtagtccaaccctctgccctGTGGCTCCCCAGCAGGTGGTGGCTTCAGGTCGCAGGTGAGTCTGGCAGGCTGTCTTCtgcagttggaagagactccaagggccatccagtccaacccccctgccatgcaggaacacgcaatcaaagcgctccttgccggtggtcatccagcctccattttcaaacctccaaaggaggagactccaccaccctcccaggCAGCGGATTCCCTGTCAAACAGCTCACCTCTTGGAGCAGGTTGCAGTAATCCCGCCTCAAGGTGGCCACATTAACTGGGCCCAGAAGGGGAGGTGGGGGCTTGATTGGATGAGGACACTCCTTGTCACCGTCTCTGCCTGCTTCTCAGAGAGCCATCTGCAGCCCAGGACTCAGCAACAGGGATAGTTCATCCACTGTGCAATAGGTGGGGGGACCACAGAGCTCCCGTGAGCCCCACCTGGCGGGCAGGGGACAGTTCTCTGGTTTCACACCTCGAGTGGAAACTGTAGGGGACAGAACCGGATGCAGGTTGTGAGTTCAGCACTACAGTTTTCACAAAGTGGGTCATGAAGagcaacaggaggatctgtcgcTTAATTTTAAATATGTGGTAGCAGTTTTTGAATCAGCTGAGACCAAGACGGAGAAAGAGCTGAGGGCTGCGATGGACACACTCGGCGTGTCACTGGCTTGTGCCGCTGGGCTTTTCTTCGGAGGCCACCAGAGCGTTCTGCTTGTCCCCCAAATCTCCTTTGCCAGCCGACATGATAAGTGACACGATGCACGAAGCCCACTTTCTCCACCACAGGCAATGGTTTTATTAACTGCTGTcatggcctggggaggggggggcatgcgTTTTATGAACTGAAACGacccccccttcaccctcccttcACAGCAAAGGTGCTTCTATCCCTTAATCCTCTTGTtttccctcttctgtactttcccAGTTCTGCTAAATCCTTTTTGGGAGACACGAACTAAAACGACAAATGAGGCCTCACTGCAGATCTGCAGAGAGCCATTGCAATATTGGCCACCATATTTTCACTTCCCTAATAATCCCCAGGGTGAAGTTTGCCcttctcactgctgctgctgctgctcacagaGGCAACATTTTCATTGCGCTGTCCTCTGCCACCCCTAGATCTCTTTCACTCTTGACCTCGGCCAATCCAGGCCCTACCAGCATAGTTTTAAATGTAGGAATTGTGTTCCAGTGTGCATCCCTGCAGTTAGTAACTGAGAAGAAATGTAtggtactacacttaggcagaaaaaatgaaatgcacagatataggatgggtgacacctggcttgacaacagaacatgtgaaagggatctggcagTCTAAGTAGACCagaaacatgagtcagcagtgtgatgcggcagccaagaaagccaatgtgattctgggctgtatcaataagagCATAGTATCTAGATCTAGTGATGTAATAAAACCTCTCTactttggtcagacctcacctagaatattgtgtacTGTTTGGGGCACCACGATTCAAGAAACAAATTGATGAGCCGGAATGGGTCCAGAgcagagcaaccaaaatggacaaaggtctggaatccatgccctacgaggagagactgagggagctgggggtgttcagtctggagaacagaaggttatgtggtgacatgacagccatatttaaatattttaggagatgtcatgttggagagggagcaaagcttgtgttctgctgctccagagatgaggacctggagcaatggattcaagttACAGGAAAAGAGGTCCCACCTAAAGattatgaagaacttcctgaccgaaAGACATGACAATGGAatctgctgcctgggggggtgggggtgtggggtggagtctcctcctttggaggtttgaaaatggaggctggatggccacctgcaAGGAGCACTTTGATCgcgtattcctgcatggcagggggctggactggatggcccttgggtggtctcttccaactgttaTTCCATGAGCTTCATTTGCCTCATTGCCACCAACTCCCCTATTTGTGCACATGAATCCACACACAATGATTGCCAAAACCAGCTTGAAACGGGTGATGCACACAGCGGCCTGACACAATCAAAGATGCCCCGGTTGCCAGGTGCCAGTTTCACAAGAACCCCCAAGTGGGCACCCCCAGCTGCAGCATCTTCCCAGGTTTCCTGCTCCTGGAGGCATCGGGCTGTACTCAGCCTCCAGCTGTGCCCCTGCAATGACTTGGGCCAGGAATGCTGCCAGGTTTAGACTGGGGAGGGAACGCACTTCCCCCGTCAAAACGCAGGGGCTGTGCTACGATGCCTGTTCGGGGGTGGCTGCTCCCTCTGTGGCTGTTCTGCCACATGCTTGACTTGAGGGTCTGCATCgtttggcggggtgggggtgggacctgCTGACCTGAATGGTTTGGGGCCTTCAGGGAGCCAGTGAGGATTAAGGATTGTTTACAGTTGCAAGGGGGTGACTTGGGGAAACTGAGGCGCAGTGAGTTCCTGGGGTGTTGCGGCCTCTTGTGCACACTGGAACACAGCGTGGTCTCCGGTAGAGTCTCTTCAGCCAGTCTCTTCCTTGGCCTGAAGGTATTTGTGACGGATcaggttaatttgcaaaggtgcagttagccggAGCAAGAGCACCACAGCAATAGCCAGAgcccacctgattggctgggctggaATTCAGCAGCTGGCAGCCACGGGCAGGGTGGAAGGATCCCGTCAGCGGGAGAGAGATGAGGGCATGAGTTACACACAAGCCCTGTCGTTTCCTCAGAGCAGGGGAGGCCACGCCTGAGGGCGTGATAGAGCCGGGGGGCGGGGTCAAAGGGGGGTGAGGCAGAGGGGGCCGGCCGGCCGGTGTCCTCAAAGAGACCTCACTCAGACTGAGGGGAGACAGAGGCTGGGAGGCCTTGGTGGTTGGTGGGAAATAAGGGGGAATGGCTGAGCTCACGGGGGACGCTCCTAAGCCCACACAGCGGGGACCACGCCCAGATATAGGGCCAGAGAGCTCCTGAGGGTGTGATTAGCTtgactggcagagttaagagtggggctagcaggggtctgcaacctgcagctctccagatgtccatggactacaattcccatcagcccctgccagcatggccatgaacatctggagagctgcaggttgcagacccctgtagctTAACCTGCCacaagccagtgtgagttcctGTTGGAGTTtgagggtgggagttttaggagagtgcTCTGAGCCTTGGTGTGAAGGTCTACCCTGAGCTGAGAACCCTGAGCGTGCCTGTGGCTCTAATAAGAGAAGTCGTCTGAAACTGAAGCAGCCATCTTCAAGTAAAGCTCCATCTTGTCACTGAAGCAGCCATAtaagtgaacctgcatttgctctCTAACCGCTAAGAAGTGTCTGCCTAAAAT
Protein-coding regions in this window:
- the LOC125437672 gene encoding D-beta-hydroxybutyrate dehydrogenase, mitochondrial-like isoform X3 codes for the protein MLLKGLLGRGLQVEGKAVLITGCDKGFGHALAKHLHAKGFTVFAGCLFRDQGGDGARELEGLGPERMKVLQLNVCREEEVARAVKSVQKDLKGPDQGLWGLVNNAGIASFGDVEFTSLEKYQAVADVNLWGTVRVTKAFLPLIRRARGRVVNVSSMLGRMASPLRSSYCISKFGLEAFTSCLRQEMYRWGVRVVAIEPSNFIAATGILTREGIEAQAEEMWQQASETVQADYGEPYFLEQAQRMKAFVSSGLQDKLPVLEDITSALISRCPYTRYNPMEAQWWVRLQAMAHLPTMLADWLYID